GTTACGTTTGGAAGGACAAGGTACGGGCTGAATTCTTCTGTCTGGTATTCGTTATGTCTCCAATATGTCCATACAAGGTCAGCTTCCATGGATACCTTGTCATGCGGCTTATAGCGTATACCTGCCTGGATCTGATCAGGGTGGTCATATTCCATTTCAAGATTTGCAACCTTTACGTTGTTGATTCTGACATCACCGTCAAAGTCAGCATCAGTCTTGCTTCTGTAGGTCAAGCCGAGGCTTACCGAGTTTATGGGTTTGTACATGAAGCCTACGTTGAAAGAATAGTTTACATCATCTTCCATTTCTGCTTCGAAAATACCGTCGTGGACAGAATTTGCGGCCTGAACAAGAAGCAGTGACTGATAGCTCGCATCAGGCATAGCCGCAAGGGCCGCAGGTTTGGTTTGTGGGAGGGTTCCGCCCACCATTGTCATTATTGCTGTCGTTTGGGCAGTGGCCGCCGCAGCTGACATTCCCTGATCCATGAAGCCCTTGGTCATTGCCTGGGCTGCGGTGGTGGGATAATTAATTACTCTGCTTGCGCCTGATTTAGACTTACCAATTGAAACGCCAACACCCAAAGAGAATTTTTCATTTATCTTGTATGCTACGCTTGGGGTTACAACTTCACGAGTATAGTAGGAATGAAAAAAGTTGTAAGCTGCTGGGTTTTTTGTCGTGTTTGGGCTCCACTCAATGTCAAGTCCATAAGGTACGTATCCTGCTATTCCAATGGACATGTTTTTGCCAACAGGCATTGCAAAGCCTGCGTGTGGAACATAAAGATCGTCTGATTCATCGGACATTCCGGATGGCCCGTAATTAAGTCCTCCGTCCTTGTTCTCGACCTCGAATTTGTGAATCTTCAGTTCTGGATTAAGCATTGTAACACCGGCTGATAACATTGGCCTGTCAATTTGAGTGAGGCCTGCCGGGTTGTAATAGGTTGCAAAAGGATCGTCAGCAGTCGCAGTAAATGCTCCGCCTAGAGTAGCCGCCCTTGTTCCAATGCCGAAAGTGTCAACGCAGCCTGCGTGGGCTGATGCTGACATGGCTAATATTGTGGCTGAAATAACAAAAAATTTTTTCACAAATCCTCCTTACCCGCATTGTTTGGTTTCAGAAAACAGAAATGTTACCATGGTTGTAATGGATATCGATGTAAACCTTTGGCGCTTACTGTTTCATAGGGACTTTTCATATGTTAAGAAGTCAACCTTTGTCAATACCTCAATCCTCGGTAAATCACATGAACATTGATTTTTTTAGGGTGGAAAATTTATGGTCTCGTAAAAAGTCAAAAAAAGGCGGCGGCGTCATGCCGGACTTGATGGGGCATCTTTGTAATTTCAGCCATTTCTGGATTCAGGTTTTCACCGGAATGACGGTGATAGGACTTTCTGCGACCTTGCCAAAACTATATCGTCGAAAGAATAAAGTGGATCAATATTCGGATGGTGATAATGCTTTTATTTGATTTGCGCGATCCGGGGCTTATTGAAGGGAATGCCGGACACAGGTCTGGTGTGCCCGGCATGGTTTTTTTATTTTATGACTTTGGCTATTTTTTCAGGCAGCTTGATTCCTGCAAGATATCCTTTGCTCTTGAATGCTGATTCAATGGACGCAGCAAAAACTATGTCTTTCAGCCCGTCACCGTCAACATCGTAAAGACAGAAATCATGTATGCCGCCAGGGATAGCTTCCGAGCTCCATATTTCCTTGAGGCCTATTCCTGACCAACCATATATTATGGCCTTGCCGCTTGTGAATTTTTTATACCCTGACAGCATTCCCTTTGCGATGTCCTCGTTTTTTACGGTGAGAATGTATGTCCTGCCGCTCTGGTCGCAGAAACCTATCAATCTTTGCTTGAAGTATTTTCTTTCGGTTTCGTCTTTCTTGCTTCCCTCCATCTGCTTTTCCATGGACTCCATGCTACCGCCGAATTTCTCATCGCCCTCCCATTCGGCTTCGCCTTTCTCGTTTCTTAGTGCCATCTTGCTGTCGCTGTCATAGTTTAACCACATATTGGCCGGTTTTTCGGTTATCTGGCCAAATATAAAGTTGTCAAGATGGATATCCGTAGGGCTTTTGAATACCGTTCTGTCATCCAGGCTTTTGCCAGTAATCTGGAATATCTCTCCTGAATAAAGATTGTTGCCCCTGTCTTCTTTCTGTATCAAAAGGATTTTCTTGCATTTAAAATACGCAGTCGCTGAAAAGAAACCGGATTCAGATTTTGAAGGGACAAGTTTGCCTCCTTCAATAGTATTTGATGATACCACCGGAGACATGAAGTTGGTGTTCAAGCATGTGGTGAAAATTTCGTCTTTACCGTCACCGTCCATGTCAATGGCGTCCACGCGGAGATTGCGTTGGCCTGCGGGAGGTTCTGATTTGCTCGAAAGCTCGATTGTGTTTTTTGCTTTTTTATAAAAAAGAGTCTGGTTTCTGGTAAGGGCCACAATCTCTGGTTGTGTGTTCTTGCCCAGATTGACCGGAGCTATGCTGATGATCCTTTCGTCTACTCCGGCCGTTTTGAAGATGAGGGTTTTTTCTATCGGGTCGATAAGTATAAGGCTTTCCGCATTTTGGGAATCTGTCTTGGTTGCAGGGAGAAGGGACTGATCATCGGGGGCCGGCAATTGAGGCTGAACAGGAGCGGTCACCTGGACAGGAGGTGGAGTTACCTTGGGAGAAGCTGCGGATGGTGCTTCGATCTGGCCGGGTTTTTTTGATGAAATCCATGATTTAATGGATTGGGTCGAGCCGTTTATGGCCTCTGGAATCTCTTCCTGCTTGTTGATGATTTTGCTGTAGGCCTGGACAGATGAAGCGGTTTTTGCGTCAATCAGCCTTATGCTGAGATTCGAGGTTTTGCCGAATACGGCCATACCACCGGTTACGGCATAATCTGAGCCTTCCTTTATGGCTTTCTGGGCGGCGTCCTTGTCATCTGCGGGCGCATTAGGACTCGATACGGCTATTATCGTATCTTTTTCAATGAGCTGGGCAAGCATTATTTCCTGTATTGCCCTGGAAAGATCTTCCGCTTCTTTTCCACCAGACGGTTTAAGCGGGAAAACAGAGATTTTTGTTTTTGATTCGGCAATGGCAGTTCCAGCTGTGAATGCCAGTAAACATAATACTGCGATGGTCTTTTTCATTATATAGCTCCAATAAATGATTTTTTACCTCATGAACAAATAAGCAAATTGATGCTTTTTGCAAGTTTTTTTAGTTTTTAATATAAAATAAGCCCCACTTTAATAAATCCTGAACATAAACAGCGTTTAAACCAATTCGTAACATGTGGTTGGTTTTCATGCATTGAAACAATAAAACCGTGTTTTTTAAAGGGAAACATCGTTATTGCGGCTAAAAACATGGTTGACAATTATTGCTGCAATTGCTAAGCAGTCAGACAATCAAGTCGTAAAATGACCTTTTTGTTTTTGTTAGTTAATAAAAGAAAAATGCAACCTGTAAGGTTTGTTAGAGCTAACCAAATTCTTAAGGAGAGGAAAATGAAAAGATTTTGTTCAGTGCTTCTTGCATCGGCGGTGGTGGCCTCTGCTGTTCCTGCAATGGCGTTTGAAAACCAGTTTGGTGGTTATTGGCGTACTCGCGCTTTTACCCAGAGAGATTTCGCAGCTGATGAAAAAGCAGATTCCAGCCGTACAGACAGCAGGACCAGGCTTTATTACACAGCTGAATTCAGCAAGAACTTCAAGCTTGTAAACAAGTTTGAAATGGATGCAATATGGGGTTCAAAAGAGTATTTTGACAGACCAGCTGCTGCAAACAAGCCAGGCAGCGGCGCAATAGGCGCGGATTCAATTTCCGTTGAAGTTAAAAACACCTATGCTGATTTCGCTTTTGATCTTGTAAACGATGCGAAGCTTGGCTTCAAGCTCGGTACACAGGGAACTGTAATCAGCCGTGGTTTCCTTTTCAATGATGATTTTTCCGGTGCAATTGTTTCTTATGACATGAACAAGGATATCAAGATACCTTTCATATGGATCAAGGCAAATGAAGGCGGCCCTGGTATAAATACTGCCGGTGATAAACTTAATGACGAAGACATCGACGTATATGCGCTTTCTCCTGAGTTCAAGCTTGGCAAAGCTGCAATGATCAATCCTCTTTTTGCATATCAGAAACAGGAATCTACAAATAGCGATATATACACTATGGGCCTCAACGCTGATATGACCGCAGATGCTTTCAAGGCATGGTTTACAGGTATATATCAGAATGGAACAATCATGTCAGGAACAGTTGATATGGATCTTGCTTCATACCTTGTTGCCCTTGGTGCTGAGTACAATATCGGCAAGCTTAATCTTAATGCCCAGGGCTTTTACGCTTCAGGCGATGACGATGCAACTGACGATGAAATGAATGGCTTTGTAGGTTTCGCTAACTCTGGCGGAGCTATTAATGCCGGTCAGGATTATCACTGGTCTGAAATCATGGGTGGTGGTATATTCGACAGCAACGTATCAAATGGCATAGGCAAATATGGTTATAACAGCGTAACCAATATTACAGCAGCAAAAATAGGCGCTTCTTACAAGGCAATGGACAAGCT
Above is a genomic segment from Desulforegula conservatrix Mb1Pa containing:
- a CDS encoding FG-GAP repeat domain-containing protein gives rise to the protein MKKTIAVLCLLAFTAGTAIAESKTKISVFPLKPSGGKEAEDLSRAIQEIMLAQLIEKDTIIAVSSPNAPADDKDAAQKAIKEGSDYAVTGGMAVFGKTSNLSIRLIDAKTASSVQAYSKIINKQEEIPEAINGSTQSIKSWISSKKPGQIEAPSAASPKVTPPPVQVTAPVQPQLPAPDDQSLLPATKTDSQNAESLILIDPIEKTLIFKTAGVDERIISIAPVNLGKNTQPEIVALTRNQTLFYKKAKNTIELSSKSEPPAGQRNLRVDAIDMDGDGKDEIFTTCLNTNFMSPVVSSNTIEGGKLVPSKSESGFFSATAYFKCKKILLIQKEDRGNNLYSGEIFQITGKSLDDRTVFKSPTDIHLDNFIFGQITEKPANMWLNYDSDSKMALRNEKGEAEWEGDEKFGGSMESMEKQMEGSKKDETERKYFKQRLIGFCDQSGRTYILTVKNEDIAKGMLSGYKKFTSGKAIIYGWSGIGLKEIWSSEAIPGGIHDFCLYDVDGDGLKDIVFAASIESAFKSKGYLAGIKLPEKIAKVIK
- a CDS encoding alginate export family protein; the protein is MKRFCSVLLASAVVASAVPAMAFENQFGGYWRTRAFTQRDFAADEKADSSRTDSRTRLYYTAEFSKNFKLVNKFEMDAIWGSKEYFDRPAAANKPGSGAIGADSISVEVKNTYADFAFDLVNDAKLGFKLGTQGTVISRGFLFNDDFSGAIVSYDMNKDIKIPFIWIKANEGGPGINTAGDKLNDEDIDVYALSPEFKLGKAAMINPLFAYQKQESTNSDIYTMGLNADMTADAFKAWFTGIYQNGTIMSGTVDMDLASYLVALGAEYNIGKLNLNAQGFYASGDDDATDDEMNGFVGFANSGGAINAGQDYHWSEIMGGGIFDSNVSNGIGKYGYNSVTNITAAKIGASYKAMDKLTVYGDIWYAKLSEVAKGQDDELGTEFDLRARYMLFENLALDVVGAYLAAGDATNKDDNPYEVGTQLELKF
- a CDS encoding OmpP1/FadL family transporter; the protein is MKKFFVISATILAMSASAHAGCVDTFGIGTRAATLGGAFTATADDPFATYYNPAGLTQIDRPMLSAGVTMLNPELKIHKFEVENKDGGLNYGPSGMSDESDDLYVPHAGFAMPVGKNMSIGIAGYVPYGLDIEWSPNTTKNPAAYNFFHSYYTREVVTPSVAYKINEKFSLGVGVSIGKSKSGASRVINYPTTAAQAMTKGFMDQGMSAAAATAQTTAIMTMVGGTLPQTKPAALAAMPDASYQSLLLVQAANSVHDGIFEAEMEDDVNYSFNVGFMYKPINSVSLGLTYRSKTDADFDGDVRINNVKVANLEMEYDHPDQIQAGIRYKPHDKVSMEADLVWTYWRHNEYQTEEFSPYLVLPNVTSKKYERDWNNTNQVRLGIEWQALDFMTLRAGYFYDPSPIPDDTFDMMWPDADKKTYSIGAGFDFGENWTLDAGMQYAIAETSRIIGGESNNLNETYNPLKKYGLDNGSRNVNAECDGHLWGFSSTVNYKF